Proteins from a single region of Pseudomonas sp. 10S4:
- a CDS encoding DUF6124 family protein, producing the protein MTNPSNDMQDMQFDTTFTSPKGCAAAQRALDYYLKPAVSEVEVESRFFDVNRNISSEEALVHASDLLRCAAATAQESAGNQQGTGRALAFSVVHMIDMAQAMVDRSLDGDQND; encoded by the coding sequence ATGACAAACCCCAGCAACGACATGCAGGACATGCAGTTCGACACCACTTTCACCTCGCCAAAGGGCTGCGCCGCCGCACAGCGGGCGCTGGATTATTACTTGAAACCAGCTGTTTCAGAGGTGGAAGTCGAGTCGCGCTTTTTCGATGTCAACCGCAACATCAGCAGTGAAGAGGCGTTGGTTCATGCGTCCGATCTATTGCGCTGTGCCGCCGCTACCGCACAGGAATCAGCCGGAAACCAGCAAGGCACGGGGCGTGCGCTGGCGTTTTCGGTGGTGCACATGATCGATATGGCGCAGGCAATGGTCGACCGATCCCTGGATGGTGATCAGAACGACTGA
- a CDS encoding LexA family protein — protein MDKWIELVKAKMSELNLTQELLADRLGMSQGGVGHWLNKRRDPGIVNMNRVLKALGMDFLEVAMVIREPLISEDEEMPLALKYNPYFRYPVSDWREPAEVRDGELTVYGKERFELTDYHAQGPAFWLVVVGDAMTAPSGISIAEGMMILVDPAIVPEPGKLVIAQWPDSAEATFRKLIEEGGQRYLVPLNPTYPKALFTEECRIIGVVVQATAKF, from the coding sequence ATGGATAAATGGATTGAATTGGTCAAGGCCAAGATGAGTGAACTCAACCTCACTCAAGAGCTACTCGCTGACCGCCTCGGGATGTCCCAGGGCGGCGTCGGCCACTGGCTGAATAAACGTCGCGATCCCGGGATCGTCAACATGAACCGCGTCTTGAAAGCCCTTGGAATGGATTTTCTCGAAGTGGCGATGGTGATTCGCGAACCCCTGATCTCGGAAGATGAAGAGATGCCGCTGGCGCTCAAGTACAATCCGTACTTCCGCTACCCGGTCAGCGATTGGCGAGAGCCGGCCGAAGTTCGCGACGGTGAGCTGACGGTGTATGGCAAGGAGCGTTTCGAGCTGACCGACTACCACGCTCAGGGCCCGGCGTTCTGGCTCGTGGTGGTGGGTGATGCGATGACGGCGCCCAGTGGCATCAGCATTGCCGAGGGCATGATGATCCTGGTGGACCCGGCCATTGTGCCGGAGCCTGGAAAACTGGTGATCGCCCAGTGGCCGGACAGCGCCGAGGCGACGTTTCGCAAGCTGATCGAAGAGGGTGGGCAGCGTTACCTGGTCCCGCTCAATCCGACGTATCCGAAAGCCCTTTTCACCGAGGAATGCCGAATTATCGGCGTAGTGGTTCAGGCAACAGCCAAATTCTAA